DNA from Alnus glutinosa chromosome 2, dhAlnGlut1.1, whole genome shotgun sequence:
TGTTGTTAGGAGTATTTAATCCCTTAACGCGccaatatatttattatgtcAATCACTTAAAAATCTTTTGTAGCCAAACTTGCGTTAACTGTTGCAAACATCAGAGAACATATTGAAAACAATGGAAGACAACGTGTAATTTGTAGTGCCATATGTTACTTATATATGCCTTGTACGTATGTATGTATTacttaatgttcaaaatttggTTAAAGCAATaaattgttgttattatttgtattttggatTTCCAATATGATTTGGAAACGTAGAAATATATATAGCCGATGTATTTGCTCAAATAAGAAATTCCCAAATAGGAAATGGTTTCCCTCATTCTTTAAGGAAAAATCCCATTATTAATTTCCTCTCTCTAATAATCACTAGTACTTGGTCGTGGGGTTTAAGTTCAACATTGTCTTTCCTCTCTTTTCGtctcgtgtgtgtgtggattAAATCCTTTCAGTGTTGTTAGGAGTATTAAATCCCTTAACACGacaatatatttattatgtcAATCACTTAATAATCTTTTGTAGCCAATCTTGCGTTAATTGTTGCAGACAGAACAACATGTAATTTGTAGTGCCATATGTTACTTATATATGCCCTGTGCGTATGCATTACTTAACGTTCAAGATTTGGTTAAAacaatctaaatttttcttattctttgtaTTTTGGATTTCCAATATGATTTGGAAAAGTAGAACTATATATAGTCGGTGTATTTGCGCAAATAAAAAGTTCCTAAGTAGGAAATAGTCTTCCTCAATCTACAAGGAAAAATCCCATTAATagtttcctctctctctctctctctctctttctctttgatAATCACTAGTACTTAGGTGTGGGGTTCAAGTACAGCATTGTGTTCCCTCTCTTTTCATCTCGTGTGTGTGGATTAAACCCTTTGAGTGTTGTTAGGGGCATTAAATCACTTAGCGCaacaatatatttattatgttaATCACTTAAAAATATAGATTGCAATGTGAATGTACCTCGATTTTAAATTGTCATGGCAGCAGAAACGGACTGACGGTGGGGCCTGTTGGGCCCATGGCCCCTCCCCTCTTATCAAAATATTAAGTTTGGTCGTCCCTATTAGCTTGACCTCCTTATGTTAAATAACTATTTATCCTGAAAGCTTAATCTGAGAGGaatttgtaaatttaatcatttaattaatattttaacacttcccTTTACTTGTGAACTCAAATTCTTTTTTAAGAGATGTAACCAACATGTGAAATACTTAATCGAAATTGGGGTTGAATTATAGGTTAGGGTTTAAACTAATGATCTTTGGATCCGATACCttgttaaattaacatttattccaaaagcttaagatgatataaatttaattatgtaatcaatactttaatactttAAACCTATTATAAAAAcctaaactttataaaaatcCATAGTAAAACCTAATCATGGCCTCTTTAcacccaaaatatatatatatatatatatatatatatatatatatatatatataacttgaaaAGGTTGCATGTGGAAATCAATCGGGGTTTAAAATCAGTTGATAATTCcacaattaatgtaaaatacACTATCTTCTGCGTATCAGCGTATGTAGCTTAAGGCCGGCACCAAAACaatcaacacaaaaaaaataaagataaaccAGAACAACCAAACAGGCTTTTAAGTCAAATATTGATTGCATATTATAATGTTTTCTGGTTGTTATTTGATAACTACATTAGTTTTTAGTTCCTGAGAAacaaccaaagaaaataatttaaaaggaaaaaaaaaattgaaaaaaggaaaacccaTACAACTAAGAAACACccaaaaaattgagaaaaaaataatacacaaaaagaagagaagcttTAGTACTACTGCAAGGTCCTACACCACAGTGCTGTTCTCTTCATGCTTTAGCCCCACTCGATAAGAATTCTTGGTTCCGTCCTTACATGGTAGTCTGCGTAGCAGTTACCACATCAACCACTAAAATATGAACTGCCACGTGATAGTCACGTGTcactcattttcataaaaaatgaacTGCATCTTCAACTATATCTGTAACCCTCCCACTTTATCATAACAATCAGTCTTTTATCAAAGCTCTAATTCCCTTTCCTCATTTAATTAGCCAATATTTTTCCATGATTAATATCTTATTTAGAGTAATGCCCACTAATCTTAACACTAAAATCCACCAACACCCATCAAGCTAGACCACAATCCAATGCTGCTACGTGTGTGAAACCTGGCAGAAAGTTCTCCGATTCCCTTTATTTTGCTGACAAACACGGCAATATATATCTCTGTCTTTGACATGAAACCAAGTGGAATTCTCACTCACAAGGCAGATTAGAGGTTGAACAAAATCTTGTTAATTCTGAGACaacaataatataaaaagaaagacGTCACACAACAGTAGGAAGGGCACTTTTGACTTTGAGATTCATGAGCTGCTGGTCATTATACTTTGTTTGAAAAACTGAGGACGATTGTCGTGTACAGTCTGTGAGGCTTATTATATAGATTGTACGTTTGCATAGGGTACCTTGGAGAATATGTACATCAGTACATGGAAATTACTAGGTAATCTACTCTAATCTTACTTTGTTAATGGGTTTTGGagaatcttttttatttttaatttgaaaaagcgttttgttaatgtttttgttttcaaatcaagaaaaaaagaaagaaaggaaaatgttttaacaaacaaagcctacAAGAACTATTTTTGACGATTGAAGGAGAGAACTTGTGATATGTACCTCTTTTCTCTACTTCCAAAGTCACATGCTTTATTTTCAAAGTTATACTTATAATTAACATATAATAGTCTTGAAATGACTAAATGACTGGGTTAACTCTTCCTACCTAGGCATCATTCTGAGTTGTATctgcaattttttatacgatttgTGATCTCAATAcgaattcaaaacaaaattagcgggttaggGTTAAAGGGTCGgtttgattgtttaattaaataagtcagaTTATGATTGTTCTATATACAGGGGCGGACCCACATGTATTcgtccccccaaattttttaaaaataaccttaaatataccaaaaaaataatttttcctcccaaaattatacttttgtccccccaaaataatatttgtgtccccttttaacttattttttttagttttgccccatcTTTTAACGTAAAATCTAAAATACAccattcatttaatttccttcCATATTCTAGTTGGTTTCTAACTAGAAACTCAATTTGGTTTAAGACTCTGAagatgcgaaaaaaaaaaaaaaaagttaaatggttTGGTTTTTTTGAGTGGTTATTCTAAGTGACTTCTAaccaataatcaattttttgagtGGTTATTTTGCAGTTATTTGGGTTtacaatatttgttttggcaacacaagttaaatggtttaatcATTTATGATTTCACCATTGTTTGGCTCGACtcatagcattgttatttggggCTTTAAAGGATTGTTAGGAGAAAAAATCAACGATTCTAAGTATCGTTTTTATTAGACCTTATAgattatgtttagttttttttgctagttttattttttattttttagataagcTATTTTGCTAGTTGTTTATACCACTGTATGTTTGTGATGCCATGAGATTAAATATAAGACTACAATGCTATTATTTAATAACAATATGCACAAACACAAATCTatgaagattttaaatatctatatacttttgtatttatgcaaGTCCGTctccccaacaaaaaaaaaaattcgtccTCCCTTACCAAAAATGCTGGTTCCGCCcctgcctatatatatatatatatatagtcttatactcatgtttCGACATGACCTAAAGTTTACACACAACATGAATTACGTACTACCCCTAATTATGAGGGGGTGACATGATGGTACTTGTGGGTTCATTTGTACTTGAAGTTTTCTATGTTGCAACTTGCAAGAGATGCTGTTGTTTGGTTTTGTCATTTGCTCGATCATGTTGGTGTCTTTGTACATTGCATATGCCGCCTGTACCAACTTTTATCTTGACACGTTCTTCGCGATGAATAAATTTATAGAAGCACTACCAGAAAAAATTTGATCTGGATGATTCCTCCACCACATTGAAGGAACACTTGGGTGGAtatagacaaaagaaaaaaatatttctttttaatgggAAAGAAAACAACTATGCTCATTATATATGCAATATTCGCCAAAGTAGAGGTTAAAGAGAGCTCATTGTTATACTGGTGAGTCACTGTCAATAGGGCCAGCTTTCATTGACATGGAGCTTGATTTGTCAAATTTTTCCTCTAATGAAAGGGAAagcttaactttttttaaagaatattattcaactttGGCTCTCTCACTGCCCAATTGCCTTGTGGCTTCCGTCTCTTTGACTATTAATTTGATCACACCGAAGTCTACCACTTTTAATCTTCGGTTTCCTTTTGCAGGCCTTCTTAATTCCTTGAGCTactttcctctttcttctccATCGTTTGTGTCATGGAGTTGGTCTTTGAGAAAGAGGGTGAAAGAAAGAGGAGAAAGGTGGATGATGAAGAACACCCAGAAAGCAGACTGGAAAGCCTCCCTCGGGAAATCATCCTTGATATTCTTTCAGGGCTTCCCATATCATCTTTGGTTCAGTTCAAGTCTGTATGCAGAGCTTGGCGCAAGTTAGCAAGAGATCCTGATCTTGTTAACATACATAGCACACGAATGGCTGAAAGCAATCCATGCCTCATATTCCACTGCGATAATCCCATCAGAAACCAGCTCTACTTTGTAGAACTCCCTGCCTGCGAcgacaagaaggaaaaggtgaAAATGTTTGATGTGCCTTTTTGGGCTGCAATGTCTGAGTTTGATGTGGTAGGCTCATGTAATGGCTTACTATGCTTATCTGATGCATTATATAATGATGCACTATACATATATAACCCTTTTTCCAGGAAGTACCAAGAGCTGCCCAAGTCCATGCAGTATTTGCATCAAGAACTGGTTTTTGGATTCGGATTTCATCCCACAACCATGGAATACAAGGTGGTTAAGATAATCTATTACAAAAATTCCAATCGGTGCTACCGGCGTACTTTCAGAATCACTAACATGAATTCAGAGGTTCAAATTTTCACTCTGGGTAGCTCAACCTGGAGAAGTGTGGGAAAGGCAGCTCACCACCTTCTTCAGGGGCCATCACAGGTCCTAGTTAATGGAAGACTCCATTGGGTTACTTGGCCTCGAAGATACAAAAGGCGCAGCATCATCTCGTTTGACTTAGCCGACGACCAATTTCAGGAGGTCCCAACACCAGATTGCTATACTCTAAACAGGCGGAAGTATCATCTGGTGGTTCTGGGAGGTTGTCTTGCTGCTGCAGTTTTCAGCAACTTTGGGAAATTGGAGATATGGGTGATGAGAGAGTATGGTGTGAAGGAGTCTTGGATCAAGAAATTCAACATAGGATCCTATGTGCCTAGGGGATTTGAGAGAAATGTGAACCAATCCTTCAAGATTTCAAAGATCATTTCCAAAGGAAGATTTGTTCGAGTTCTATGCCTCTTGCAGAACGGTGAGATCTTGTTGGAGTACAAGAGCAGAGCTCTGGTCTCCTATGACCCAAAAAGTGGAAAGTTTAAAGACCTCATGTTTCAGGGAATACCAAAGTGGTTTCAAGCAGTTGTTCATGTGGGTAGCCTCAGCTGGATTGACACCATCATTGATGCCTGAAGCCCTCCAAAATGGTAAAGTGGGTGCTTCTTTCCCAGTGATCAGTTTGCTTACTGAATTCAATCATATGTTTTCCTGTTTATTTGCATGTCTCAAAGGTCTGTGGTTGTGAACATCTGCATGTGCCATCAGATGCTCCACCATTGTAAAACCTAGGCATAAGTTACTGGAAATTGAAATGTCTTCCTTGTGCTTTTTATGAAGTTTGAATATAGAGTACTCATCCTAGCTATTGAAGCTAGTCCTCCTCCCCTTAACCCACAGGAAATGCTTTTTGACAAGAAGGGTAACAAAATTTTGTCTATCATTTCCTATGAAAGCTTTTGTGAATGACTTTAAGTAAAAGCAATGCTATTGCTAAGAAGCAACTCAAAATATAGCCATGTCAAGTGCTCAGGACATTTCAACCATAGCTACCGAGcttgaagaaggaagaagaagtagaGTTAGGAGTTAGGTAATTATGGGCATATGTGATGGctcctttgttttctcttttctgggcaaatagaaaatacaatcaaacaacAAATCAGGGGGATTGGAGGGAGGGATTTGGTCGATCGATGGGAATCCTTCCAGAAATATTGATAGAAGCCGCCTAGCTTTTTGGTTAGGTTGTTTGCTTTCTATGAACTTCTGTAAAATGGAACTTCTTTTTCAATGAAATTGTCCTgcttttgattattttaatttttggaacacTTTTCTTATTTACCAGGTAGAATTTAGTGAACCTTGGCATGCCTACTTTCCGGATTTCATACCTACTCCCAGTATTTGAGatgtttaattaatactcttGACATCTTCATCGTAATCCACCAATGAGTACTTTGCGTCCCAAAGCTCAATCTTTCATTAAATAAGGTCTTACTTGGGCTCATTGGGATTGAGACACGTGTTCCTTATGTCCCAATCCCAAATTCCAAATAGGTCTAATTTCAACTGCATCTAGACTTAAGCCGAATCTGGATCAAGATCctttacaatttcaaagaatatattcaattctcaCTGTTGACATCTCACATTTTCAAtaggtagcatttttcatgtcgTTCGATGCATAAAACGACCTAAAttaacataatttgagaatctacaactttaaagaaattgtaaagaATCCTGATCCGTTGAATACGTGGCACAATTTCAGAGTCCTTGTTTATTGGTTTATATGATGAAATCCGGTCTAGTTGGTCAGTTTTATCAGACCAGGCTCCATTTGGTTCTTCATTCTGAGATCATCAACTAAGAAAGTTGTCCCGGAAGATCAATACAAAGAAGATCAAACCACCACGTGCATatcctacaatatatatatatatatatatatattagtaaataattGGAAGTGAAAATAAATTGAGAAACATTGTAGGAAATTTGAGGAGACAACATCAAGTGGACGTGAGCCAATGAAAGAACTAAAGTAGTACACATTATTTAGAACTTGGGATCCCAAAATGGTTGAAAAGGTGAAGTAAGGACAAGCTGTGCGCCGTCAAGATGGTCTGGTGATGCAAACGTGGTTCGATGACATATTTTGTAGTCATCTCTAATGGTTTAAGCTTTTATCAAATCACTTCGTGAAGTTCAAAATCGGTGAAATTGATCCTTAAGGTTTAATCTGTTATGGATCATTCCTGTATTGaaaaaatgagtaattttaAACGTCACCTCATTTTTCCTCAAAATTGACGGGGccttttaaaattgtcatttgatcaaaattcaataattatttattacaaattcaatgataattttaaaaactacatcaattttaagaagACACAAAAAGAACACGGTTCTTATATTTAGGGTTACTCATtcaattaaaacatataatgCTGCCGATGAGGCGATGACCAAAGGACCACCACACTGTCCACACCCAGCGGGCCAACCCCACCACTAGACGTGTCGTCTCAGTCTCTAAACATCTTTTCACGACTGCCCTTTGTCTCTCTAACCCATTGCAAGCGTACTTGCAACGAGCCTTTCTTGAATACCAAAACAACATGTTCCTCATCCTCCACTGCCTTCTAGTTGTTCACCACACGACCAACTTTTTTCCCGTCGACCATTTTTGTTGTCCCGGCTACTATGACGATCATCGGAAAGACATCCTAAAAAAGGATCAAGATGccggaaaaaaataaaataaaataaaataaaattacaagttTATGTGAGCGTTGCCATGCAATGGTTTGTTCTGTTTGACCTCTAATGAGTTTGATAAATTGATCGTTAAATTTGtctcaaaaatttaagctgataaaaaataattatttaaatgagTTGAACTTGGGATATTTGCTCTGATctcatattaaatcaccaattatttcaaaagcttaagctcataattttttttcgtcTAATTATGTTTCATTTGTTccggtgtaaaatattttctgaacaATGTTTTCCGTAATTTCCGGTGTTTGACGCGACCGAAAATGATAGTCAATATTTTCGGTTTAACCAAAAAAGCTTATGTAGTTTCGAAAAAATTGTTTccgtttttaaattttgtaaaccGTTTTCCAAATTTGAGCTTCTCATTCTCAAACGGACCTTCGCCAGAAGTCGCCTGCCGTTTTCCATTGTCACTAATTTTCCGTACGAGCCAAAtgacgaaaaacattttacgagCGTAATATTCCACGCCTCCTGAAAAACAGGAAGTTTTGATCGAGTTTGCGGGAAAAAGTCTGTTGTCATATTACCCACACAGGAAGAAGACCAAGGAAATAAAACTTCCCAAGCAGTTCCTCACGTCAAAACTATCAATTCAGCAATGCCTTAGTCCTGGAAACCTTAGGGAAGAGACAGTTTCTTGCAACCACATCAATGtctatattatattattatgtgGTAACCACATACAAGAAAGAGAGGTTCTCttgtttcttctaaaacctTCAAAATCTACGCCAAATTAGCTCAAGCCCACGTTCATTTTCATAGTTTTGGTATTAACAGAGCAAGGAATAAATTAGGGATGAATTCATTCAGAAATCTTAAGAATACTTGTCTTTCTTTGTTGTTATTGTGCacaacaatgatgaataatatggaatcgaaaagagagagagcaagatAAAATCCTATTTATTAGATGGTCAATGATTTAAAATATCTTAATTATGAATTGTCAACTTGTgggaacttcttcttcttcttctttttaacaGTTCCTAATTTTATGATGAATGTAGTGAATGTGATGGCCCATCATggataaaatttgtaaaaataaaataaaaaatgtagagATGGTCATGTTATAGATTCTCCTGCAAGGGTTCTCTAGCATCTACCATCTTCCAATCAAGCAATGTAATCCCAAAAATCTCAGGCGGCAATGCTTGCCCTCACAGTACAACATACTTAAGCAACATGGATTTCAATTATGAGGAAATGCTTGGGGTACTACAAATGCTCTTAACAATTGACGTGCTGTTCAATAATTAGTAAAATGATTAAGAGTGTATGATTGACAAGTTAActactaactaattaaatttacaagtcaaatatttttacttaatCATTTCACCAAATATAGACTATCACATCAGCTTGTAAGAGAACTTATAGTAAAAGCTATAGTACTCCTAGTAGCCCCATTTTGCACAGCCTGGGAGGGGCTCTTTTTTGGGGTGCCATGGGGGTAAGAGTTTCTTTTCTTGAGGATATTTACTTTCATTACTTATCCTCCGGCTGATTGTAAAACATGAGTCATTGAAGTTTTAGTTTACAATGAATCAACTCATGTAGTGGTTCAGGCCCCACAACATCACATACATATACACAAATATTAGTTAGAAATGAGAGGCTGAATATACCTTATGAAGGAACTTGATCAAAAAATGATAGAACATTGTTTATGGTCAAATAGCCTAGCAAGTTGATGATTACCCCAGACCACCGGTGCTTCTTCTCAAGTGCTCCAACACTTTTTTTAGGCCAGTGAGATGCTCAACCAACCCTTCccagtgacaaaaaaaaaaaaaaaatagtaattaagcatgatgaaaaataaaatggaaggGTTGAAGAATACTAAGAGATAAGATCTCAATGAAGCATCTAAACTCCACTTATATGTTGATGGCATTCTAATATGCATCAAAAGTAGCATGGTGGACACTTCATTATCCAGACATTATAGTATTCCTGATAGCCCAATTGTATATAGCATGGTGGTCCTAAAAGGAAAACACAGagtaacacacacacaaacacacattaaaatcacaaattaataATTACCATTGGTATAATCTCGACAATCATGGTGGCCAACCGTCAAATCTGTTTCCCAGCTTTTATTGAATTCACATGCTATATCTACTGCATCCACTTCGGGAGATCCAACATACCAGCATTTGTTTTTTGGTACTTTTCTCAGCTCCCTCATAAGAAGGACTCCTAACAGTAAGGGACATGTTAAATTCTAGCATTCAGGAATTGAAAGACCATTGCCAAATTGCAGACCCTATCTCCAGActtctctttgatttctttttgaaCTTCAGCAAGGGACATGTTAAAATTTATGCTTACACAAAAGTGTATTTCGCATATCTAGAAAAAAGGTAAAACCACCAGAAGCTTTCCTTAATTCGATATTGAAAGTCCTTATTTATCAAAAAGGAAATATTAATAATTCCAACAAGAACTTTTTTTCATCAAAACCTAACTAAATCCTTAGACCTTGGTTGACGCTAGAAGTGAGATAGATGGAGAGTATATAACAGGATAACCCTAAACATGAACAAACAAGTTGCAAAAAGTAGAAAGCAGCATCTTTCAGCTCACAAAggttcaaacaaaaatcaaatgatGGTTTTTTAATCGGCACCTCCTTTTGGGTATGCAGCCAAGCTGGGACAAACCAAGCTGTCCAGCCCCCTGCCGGACTACAAATGCGATATCTCCTCCGTCTACTAGGGTCACAGCTTATCTTACAGCACAGCGTGTCCGCCACCATCAATCCATCATATCAGCATACAACAACTTCCAAATTCTCTAAGGTAATGGCAAATTCGATTGAAAAACAATTTACCGGAGGCAACAATACAAAAGAATTGAGGTTTCAAATGGCCTAGTTTTGGATATATGCAACAAGTCCAATAGGACCAAACCATAGCTACAGGCTTTTGGCCACATAGTTTAGACAACATGTTCTTCACTTTTATggatattaaaattttcatgcAAGctacaaaatttgaaatttgataatGTTTCAATATTCATAGATAAACCCAGTAATTATAACTCTTCGGGGTGAACTTGCCAGTAAGATATAAGGCTCACCCGGTACTGCTCTACCAGATATAACATCAAGAGCCGCATATAAATTTTCAGGATCTTTAGGTTGAAAATCAAAAACCAAGGCCTGAAAAAAGAGAATCAATCTGATTAGAACTTCAACATTGCAATAATGCAAACAGATTGAACACCAAGCAGTCATCCTTTCTCTAGGTCTCCATTCCCATTCCTAACACAGACAATTTCAGATTCTATAAAAAAATCTGATACTTGAATCTAGAACAGAAACCCAGAAGTTATCCTCCGGGTCTATGCCTCTCTACATCCAACTCATACAGCATGAAGCCAGCATTTTCCCATATATATCAAGAAAAAGAGTGCTTATCACAAGAAAAATCATGCAGTCACAGTTGAAGGAGGTATTATCACAAGAAAAATCA
Protein-coding regions in this window:
- the LOC133861017 gene encoding F-box protein At3g07870, with translation MELVFEKEGERKRRKVDDEEHPESRLESLPREIILDILSGLPISSLVQFKSVCRAWRKLARDPDLVNIHSTRMAESNPCLIFHCDNPIRNQLYFVELPACDDKKEKVKMFDVPFWAAMSEFDVVGSCNGLLCLSDALYNDALYIYNPFSRKYQELPKSMQYLHQELVFGFGFHPTTMEYKVVKIIYYKNSNRCYRRTFRITNMNSEVQIFTLGSSTWRSVGKAAHHLLQGPSQVLVNGRLHWVTWPRRYKRRSIISFDLADDQFQEVPTPDCYTLNRRKYHLVVLGGCLAAAVFSNFGKLEIWVMREYGVKESWIKKFNIGSYVPRGFERNVNQSFKISKIISKGRFVRVLCLLQNGEILLEYKSRALVSYDPKSGKFKDLMFQGIPKWFQAVVHVGSLSWIDTIIDA
- the LOC133861201 gene encoding uncharacterized protein LOC133861201 isoform X1, giving the protein MASLPLTKSAMPRGRDEVYVVAVPLRATKGPAQVLMSAAYSLNIWDLQHFMVLIKPSSPPPSYQALVFDFQPKDPENLYAALDVISGRAVPGVLLMRELRKVPKNKCWYVGSPEVDAVDIACEFNKSWETDLTVGHHDCRDYTNGLVEHLTGLKKVLEHLRRSTGGLG